In Geotalea uraniireducens, one genomic interval encodes:
- a CDS encoding ATP-binding protein — MITLKPEVVAQLERVLGSVEMLLPKAVKPVDWSACHAANWRRHSFSGFLEPVKVTDTTTLDELLGVEKQKEVMTYNTRQFLKGLPANNALLWGSRGTGKSSLVKALLKEYAPEGLRVIQVEKEDLIYLSEIFTAVENEPYRFILLCDDLTFEVGELSYKMLKSALDGSVYSAPENVLIYVTSNRRHLLPEYETDKLGGKFVNGELQQSEAMEEKVSLSDRFGLWVAFHVFSQDRYLDAVRLCVEREARNRQVAIPWTKELELDAIQWSHDKSKRCGRTAFQFAKNWVGRYLLQTRFA, encoded by the coding sequence ATGATCACCCTGAAACCCGAAGTTGTCGCCCAGCTCGAGCGTGTGCTCGGCTCCGTCGAAATGCTGCTCCCCAAGGCGGTCAAGCCGGTCGACTGGTCGGCCTGCCATGCCGCCAACTGGCGCCGCCACTCCTTTTCCGGCTTCCTCGAACCGGTCAAGGTGACCGACACTACCACCCTGGATGAACTGCTCGGCGTCGAGAAGCAGAAAGAAGTGATGACCTACAATACCCGCCAGTTCCTGAAGGGCTTGCCGGCCAACAACGCCCTCCTCTGGGGATCGCGGGGAACCGGGAAATCGTCCCTCGTCAAGGCCCTGCTGAAGGAATACGCCCCCGAAGGACTCCGGGTAATTCAGGTGGAGAAGGAAGACCTCATTTACCTCTCCGAAATCTTCACCGCCGTGGAAAACGAGCCGTACCGGTTCATCCTGCTCTGCGACGACCTGACCTTCGAAGTCGGCGAACTGAGCTACAAGATGCTCAAGAGCGCCCTTGACGGCTCGGTCTACTCGGCGCCGGAAAACGTCCTGATCTACGTGACGTCCAACCGCCGCCACCTGCTGCCCGAATACGAAACCGACAAGCTCGGGGGAAAGTTCGTCAACGGCGAACTGCAGCAGAGCGAGGCAATGGAGGAAAAGGTTTCCCTCTCCGACCGGTTCGGGCTCTGGGTGGCGTTCCACGTTTTTTCCCAGGATCGCTATCTCGATGCCGTCCGGCTCTGCGTCGAGCGGGAGGCCCGCAATCGGCAGGTGGCTATCCCCTGGACGAAGGAACTGGAGCTGGACGCCATTCAGTGGTCGCATGACAAGAGCAAGCGGTGCGGCCGAACCGCTTTCCAGTTTGCCAAGAACTGGGTCGGCCGCTACCTGCTGCAGACCCGGTTCGCCTGA
- the cowN gene encoding N(2)-fixation sustaining protein CowN, translating into MAPAKPSKNAAAVKTTDRYVTFKGIDGDGNARQVVALLRRYIDDPAHSNLFWEKFKEKLALAATGADNGGRRLDELFLVHSYINNIRELFEEQEDEEALALLHQLELESC; encoded by the coding sequence ATGGCCCCAGCAAAACCGAGCAAGAACGCTGCGGCGGTCAAGACCACGGACCGCTATGTGACATTCAAGGGGATTGACGGCGATGGTAACGCCCGGCAGGTTGTGGCGCTGCTGCGCCGCTACATCGACGACCCGGCCCACAGCAACCTGTTCTGGGAGAAATTCAAGGAAAAGCTGGCGCTGGCCGCCACCGGTGCCGACAATGGCGGCCGGCGGCTTGACGAACTGTTTCTCGTCCATTCTTACATCAACAACATCCGCGAGTTGTTCGAAGAGCAGGAGGACGAGGAAGCGCTCGCCCTCCTGCATCAGTTGGAACTGGAGTCCTGCTGA
- a CDS encoding DUF2950 domain-containing protein, producing the protein MTVITFRTQSICRSLLIVLLILALGGTALAASAKKRQKSFATPEEAVKSLVEAVQTNNDGELAAILGPGSGKLISSGDPVEDRQGRERFIKRYEEKNLIEHQGADRAILSIGTADYPFPIPLVKKGQKWFFDTRAGRQEILNRRIGRNELEVMDVLRAYVDAQREYAAKDHDGNGVLEFAQRLNSTPGKHDGLYWEAGEGEEESPFGPLAARADCQGYGPQFKAAQPEPFHGYYFKVLTAQGKDAEGGAFDYVVNGKMVLGFAMVAYPAKYRASGVMTFVVNQNGVIYQKDLGKETARLATAMKAYNPDPGWKKVD; encoded by the coding sequence ATGACGGTTATAACATTCCGGACGCAGAGCATCTGCCGCTCCCTGCTCATCGTACTGCTGATCCTGGCGCTGGGGGGGACGGCCCTGGCCGCTTCGGCCAAGAAACGGCAAAAAAGTTTCGCCACGCCGGAAGAAGCTGTGAAGAGCCTGGTTGAAGCGGTGCAGACCAATAACGACGGAGAACTGGCGGCAATCCTCGGCCCCGGCTCGGGCAAGCTCATTTCGTCGGGCGATCCGGTGGAGGATCGGCAGGGGCGGGAACGGTTCATCAAGCGTTACGAGGAGAAGAACCTTATCGAACACCAGGGTGCCGACCGGGCCATCCTCTCAATCGGCACTGCCGATTACCCGTTCCCGATCCCGTTGGTGAAAAAGGGGCAAAAATGGTTCTTCGACACCAGGGCGGGGCGGCAGGAAATACTCAACCGGCGGATCGGCCGGAACGAGTTGGAAGTGATGGATGTCCTGCGCGCTTATGTCGATGCCCAGCGCGAGTATGCGGCCAAGGATCACGACGGTAACGGCGTGCTCGAATTTGCCCAGCGACTGAACAGTACGCCGGGCAAACACGACGGCCTTTATTGGGAGGCGGGCGAAGGGGAGGAGGAAAGCCCCTTCGGTCCGCTGGCGGCGCGGGCTGACTGCCAGGGGTACGGTCCGCAGTTCAAGGCGGCGCAGCCCGAACCGTTCCACGGCTATTATTTCAAGGTGCTGACGGCACAAGGCAAAGATGCGGAGGGCGGAGCGTTCGACTATGTGGTCAATGGCAAGATGGTCCTCGGTTTCGCCATGGTTGCCTATCCGGCGAAGTACCGGGCCTCCGGGGTGATGACCTTTGTCGTCAACCAGAATGGGGTCATTTACCAGAAAGACCTCGGTAAGGAGACGGCCCGGCTGGCCACGGCGATGAAGGCATACAACCCGGATCCGGGCTGGAAAAAAGTCGACTGA
- the mutM gene encoding bifunctional DNA-formamidopyrimidine glycosylase/DNA-(apurinic or apyrimidinic site) lyase, producing the protein MPELPEVETTRRGIAPHLTGRTIVAVVARVAKLRQPFPAGLNERLVGRTITTVERRAKYLLLRCDCGTLLIHLGMSGSLRIVPTTQPATKHDHFDLLLDNGTSLRFRDPRRFGLVLWTEDDPFTLPPLAGIGPEPLTDVFDGHYLQRCGAKRRLAVKLLVMDNRVVVGVGNIYANEALFRAGIRPDRPSASLDADDYRKLAATVKSVLLEAIAAGGTTLQDFTDSDGAPGYFALRLAVYGRDGKPCPTCGTPISLSRLGGRSTFFCARCQE; encoded by the coding sequence ATGCCCGAGCTCCCCGAAGTCGAGACCACCCGGCGCGGTATCGCCCCCCACCTGACCGGTCGGACCATCGTCGCCGTCGTCGCCCGAGTCGCCAAACTCCGCCAGCCGTTCCCTGCCGGGCTTAACGAACGCCTCGTCGGGCGGACGATCACCACCGTCGAGCGTCGTGCCAAGTACCTGCTGCTCCGCTGCGACTGCGGCACGCTACTCATCCATCTCGGGATGTCCGGCTCGCTACGGATCGTCCCCACGACACAGCCAGCGACAAAACACGATCACTTCGACCTGCTGCTCGACAACGGAACCAGTCTCCGCTTCCGCGATCCGCGCCGTTTCGGCCTGGTGCTCTGGACGGAAGACGATCCGTTCACCCTGCCGCCGTTGGCCGGCATCGGTCCGGAACCGCTCACCGACGTCTTCGACGGCCACTATCTGCAGCGATGCGGCGCGAAACGGCGACTGGCGGTTAAACTGCTGGTGATGGACAACCGGGTGGTGGTCGGGGTGGGAAACATCTACGCCAACGAAGCTCTCTTCCGGGCAGGCATCCGGCCGGACCGACCGAGCGCCTCGCTCGATGCCGACGACTACCGGAAGCTCGCGGCTACGGTCAAGAGCGTTTTACTGGAGGCGATCGCCGCAGGCGGGACCACGCTGCAGGATTTCACCGACAGCGACGGCGCGCCGGGCTACTTCGCCCTCCGCCTCGCCGTTTACGGCCGGGACGGCAAACCCTGCCCCACCTGCGGCACCCCGATCAGCCTGAGCCGGCTGGGAGGGCGGAGTACTTTCTTCTGCGCCCGCTGCCAGGAATGA
- a CDS encoding DUF3300 domain-containing protein, with the protein MSRTSIWIRVVSLLVIVLLTVPMVTLAQDDENETANFTKEQLAQLLAPIALYPDELIAQILMASTYPLEIVMADRWVRQNKDLQGEELAQALEQQTWDPSVKSLVNFPSVLAMLSEKLDLTTKLGDAFLEQKQDVMEMIQELRRRAAAAGNLKTTDQQQVINQDDTLVIEPVNPDVVYVPSYDPFVVYGTWWYPDYPPFYFYPAPSLVFTFGFGITLGWPWGYAWGGCDWHHHDVVINIHRNYAHNRFIDRNRYLRRYEERRIVGPDGRGVWAHNPLHRRGVAYGDRATAHRFGQMPARPIENRREVRGFGSSGRSVSPPRTGTVMPETRPGPGAVPPRTVPAPRVGGGTGERGVSLPSTGSRGVRVERGQASRPVAPSPRRESIFSSGFGEGAGARRSSERGRSSFGGGFSKGGFQPGGGGRGQERRR; encoded by the coding sequence ATGAGCCGGACATCAATCTGGATACGGGTGGTGAGTCTCCTGGTCATTGTGCTGCTGACGGTGCCGATGGTGACGCTGGCGCAGGATGATGAAAACGAAACAGCAAATTTTACCAAGGAACAGCTGGCGCAGCTGCTGGCGCCGATTGCACTTTATCCGGACGAATTGATCGCCCAGATTCTGATGGCTTCGACCTATCCCCTGGAGATCGTCATGGCCGACCGCTGGGTACGGCAGAACAAGGATCTCCAGGGCGAGGAGCTGGCCCAGGCCCTGGAGCAGCAGACCTGGGACCCGAGCGTCAAGTCGCTGGTAAACTTCCCGTCCGTCCTGGCGATGCTCAGCGAGAAACTCGATTTGACCACCAAACTTGGCGATGCCTTCCTGGAGCAGAAACAGGATGTGATGGAGATGATCCAGGAGCTGCGCCGGCGAGCCGCGGCGGCTGGGAATCTCAAGACTACCGACCAGCAGCAGGTGATCAATCAGGACGATACGCTCGTCATCGAGCCGGTGAACCCGGATGTGGTGTATGTGCCCTCCTACGATCCCTTTGTTGTCTACGGCACCTGGTGGTACCCCGATTATCCGCCATTCTATTTTTACCCGGCTCCGTCGCTGGTGTTCACCTTCGGCTTCGGCATCACCCTCGGCTGGCCGTGGGGCTACGCCTGGGGCGGCTGCGACTGGCACCATCACGATGTGGTGATCAATATCCACCGCAACTACGCCCATAACCGGTTTATCGACCGCAACCGCTATCTCCGGCGTTACGAAGAGCGCCGGATCGTCGGGCCGGATGGCCGCGGTGTGTGGGCGCACAATCCGCTCCATCGGCGGGGTGTCGCCTATGGCGATCGGGCAACCGCACATCGTTTCGGCCAAATGCCGGCCCGCCCCATCGAAAACCGCCGGGAGGTCCGCGGCTTTGGCAGTAGCGGTCGGTCCGTTTCGCCGCCGCGCACCGGCACGGTCATGCCGGAAACCCGCCCCGGACCGGGTGCCGTGCCTCCTCGTACTGTTCCTGCTCCCCGGGTTGGCGGCGGTACCGGTGAGCGGGGTGTCTCCCTGCCGAGCACCGGCAGCCGGGGGGTGCGGGTCGAGCGGGGCCAGGCCAGTCGGCCGGTGGCACCGAGTCCGCGCCGGGAAAGCATTTTCAGTAGCGGCTTCGGCGAGGGCGCCGGCGCCCGGCGGTCGAGCGAACGGGGCCGGAGCAGTTTCGGCGGCGGCTTTTCCAAGGGCGGATTCCAGCCGGGTGGCGGCGGCCGTGGTCAGGAACGGCGCAGATAA
- a CDS encoding SAP domain-containing protein has translation MNMPEVKEIAKQRGVKAGTKKKGELIRAIQQEEGNEACYETGKAASCGQDECLWRGDCK, from the coding sequence ATGAACATGCCGGAAGTGAAGGAAATTGCCAAGCAGCGCGGAGTCAAGGCCGGGACGAAGAAAAAAGGGGAGCTGATCCGGGCCATTCAGCAGGAGGAAGGGAACGAGGCCTGTTACGAGACCGGCAAGGCCGCTTCCTGCGGCCAGGATGAATGTCTCTGGCGCGGCGACTGCAAGTAA
- a CDS encoding fumarate hydratase: MSTKPFVYQEPFPLGKESTKYRKIEGSEKYVTVEQFAGQDVLRVCPEALTILANEAMRDVSFLLRPEHNESVAKILRDPESSQNDKGVALAFLRNAEIAANFELPVCQDTGTATIIAKKGQQVWTGGKDEEALSKGVYKTYTEENLRYSQTVALDMYKEVNTGTNLPAQIDIQAVDGDAYKFLFMAKGGGSANKTSLFQETKALLTPEKLEKFIVDKMKYLGTAACPPYHIAVVVGGTSADACMKAVKLASAKYYDDLPTEGNEHGRAFRDTALEEKMLQAAYKLGIGAQFGGKYFAHDVRVIRLPRHGASCPVGMAVSCSADRNVKAKITRDGLFVEELDRNPGRLIPEQYRGKHEHGVKIDLNRPMKEILAELSKHPVSTPLLLNGTIVVGRDIAHAKFKEILDAGKPLPDYLKNHPIYYAGPAKTPAGKASGSFGPTTAGRMDSYVDLLQSNGGSMIMIAKGNRSQQVTDACKKHGGFYLGSIGGPAAVLAEENIKKVECIDFPELGMEAVWKIEVENFPAFILVDDKGNDFFKQLGL; encoded by the coding sequence ATGTCCACCAAGCCGTTCGTCTACCAGGAACCGTTTCCCCTCGGGAAAGAGAGCACCAAGTACCGCAAGATCGAGGGCTCCGAAAAGTACGTCACCGTCGAGCAATTTGCCGGCCAGGACGTGCTGCGGGTCTGCCCCGAGGCGCTGACCATTCTCGCCAACGAGGCGATGCGCGACGTCTCCTTCCTGCTTCGGCCGGAGCATAACGAGTCGGTGGCGAAAATCCTCCGCGACCCGGAATCCTCCCAGAACGACAAGGGCGTGGCCCTCGCCTTCCTGCGCAACGCCGAAATCGCCGCCAACTTCGAGCTGCCGGTCTGCCAGGACACCGGCACCGCCACCATCATCGCCAAAAAGGGCCAGCAGGTCTGGACCGGCGGCAAGGACGAAGAAGCCCTCTCCAAAGGAGTTTACAAGACCTATACCGAGGAAAACCTCCGCTACTCCCAGACCGTTGCCCTCGACATGTACAAAGAGGTGAATACCGGCACCAACCTGCCGGCGCAGATCGACATCCAGGCCGTGGACGGCGACGCCTACAAGTTCCTCTTCATGGCCAAGGGTGGCGGCTCGGCCAACAAGACCTCCCTCTTCCAGGAGACCAAGGCGCTCCTCACCCCCGAGAAGCTGGAGAAATTCATCGTCGACAAGATGAAGTACCTCGGCACCGCCGCCTGCCCGCCGTACCACATCGCCGTCGTCGTCGGCGGCACCAGCGCCGACGCCTGCATGAAAGCGGTCAAGCTCGCCAGCGCCAAGTACTATGACGACCTCCCCACCGAAGGGAACGAGCACGGCCGGGCCTTCCGCGACACCGCGCTGGAAGAGAAAATGCTCCAGGCCGCCTACAAGCTCGGCATCGGCGCCCAGTTCGGCGGCAAGTACTTCGCCCACGATGTCCGGGTGATTCGCCTGCCGCGCCACGGCGCCTCCTGCCCGGTCGGAATGGCGGTCTCCTGCTCCGCCGACCGGAACGTCAAGGCGAAGATCACCCGCGACGGCCTCTTCGTCGAAGAGCTCGACCGCAATCCGGGGCGGCTGATCCCCGAGCAGTACCGCGGCAAGCACGAGCACGGCGTCAAGATCGATCTCAACCGGCCGATGAAGGAGATCCTGGCGGAACTCTCCAAGCACCCGGTATCAACCCCGCTCCTCCTCAACGGCACCATCGTGGTCGGCCGCGACATCGCCCACGCCAAGTTCAAGGAAATCCTCGACGCCGGCAAGCCGCTCCCCGACTATCTCAAGAACCACCCGATCTACTATGCGGGTCCGGCCAAGACCCCGGCCGGCAAGGCCTCCGGTTCCTTCGGCCCCACCACTGCCGGCCGGATGGACTCCTACGTCGACCTTCTCCAGTCAAACGGCGGCTCGATGATCATGATCGCCAAGGGGAACCGCAGCCAGCAGGTGACCGACGCCTGCAAGAAACACGGCGGCTTCTACCTCGGCTCCATCGGCGGCCCGGCGGCAGTCCTCGCCGAAGAGAACATCAAGAAGGTCGAGTGCATCGACTTCCCCGAACTGGGGATGGAAGCGGTCTGGAAGATCGAAGTCGAGAACTTCCCGGCCTTCATCCTCGTCGACGACAAGGGGAACGATTTCTTCAAGCAGCTCGGTCTCTAA
- a CDS encoding GGDEF domain-containing protein, which yields MAKSARTGEPIPDETSRYAGYDRIMGSISWLLIALVSLDIKLLQPRAHSGLVLAVLCLGLFGYNVAARYLVMRGRSGPYKTFVDLMVFLLFIVGVSWFTGKITSPFTSLIYLVLMTTSLTQGRRVTYFMAALAISSYVLLSSDDFTAYFADRTNFIHYVLELFPFMLIAHLGAMLSGEAESARQEIEKLSLTDEVTGLNNMRNFFHLAAAQERMAHRYGRPFTICMLDADNLKKINDRHGHFAGTELICHIGRIISTSIRSTDIAARYGGDEFVIMYVEADKRDIEAAVGRLIAALRETPFIFDGQEFYTTLSAGIASYPEDGDDVATVMSRADEAMYFSKHHGKDRLTIYGPETAGSETNRELRPLHLAQG from the coding sequence ATGGCCAAGAGCGCCCGCACCGGCGAGCCGATCCCGGACGAAACGAGCCGTTATGCCGGCTATGACCGGATCATGGGGAGTATCTCCTGGCTCCTGATCGCCCTGGTGTCCCTCGACATCAAGTTGCTGCAGCCGCGGGCACACAGCGGGCTGGTGCTTGCCGTCCTCTGCCTCGGGCTGTTCGGCTACAACGTGGCGGCCCGCTATCTGGTGATGCGGGGGCGGTCGGGACCGTACAAGACCTTTGTCGACCTGATGGTCTTCCTGCTGTTCATCGTCGGCGTCTCCTGGTTCACCGGCAAGATCACCAGCCCGTTCACCTCCCTGATTTATCTGGTGCTGATGACCACCTCGCTGACTCAGGGGCGACGGGTGACCTATTTCATGGCAGCCCTGGCGATCTCTTCCTACGTCCTCCTCAGCTCGGACGACTTCACCGCCTATTTTGCCGATCGAACCAATTTTATCCATTATGTCCTGGAACTTTTCCCCTTCATGCTGATCGCCCACCTGGGGGCGATGCTGTCGGGCGAGGCAGAGAGCGCCCGGCAGGAAATCGAAAAGCTCTCACTCACCGACGAAGTGACCGGCCTGAACAACATGCGCAACTTTTTCCACCTGGCAGCGGCCCAGGAGCGGATGGCCCACCGCTACGGCCGTCCCTTCACCATCTGCATGCTCGACGCCGACAACTTGAAGAAGATCAACGACCGGCATGGCCATTTTGCCGGCACCGAGCTGATTTGCCATATCGGCCGGATCATCTCGACCTCCATTCGCAGCACCGATATCGCTGCCCGTTATGGCGGTGACGAGTTCGTCATCATGTATGTCGAGGCGGACAAACGGGATATCGAAGCGGCAGTGGGGCGGCTGATCGCGGCGTTGCGGGAAACTCCATTCATTTTCGATGGCCAGGAATTTTACACGACACTGTCGGCGGGGATCGCGTCCTATCCCGAGGACGGTGACGATGTGGCGACAGTCATGTCCCGGGCAGACGAGGCGATGTATTTCAGCAAGCATCACGGCAAGGATCGGCTGACAATCTACGGGCCGGAAACCGCCGGCAGCGAGACGAACCGCGAACTTCGCCCCCTTCACCTTGCGCAGGGCTAA
- a CDS encoding cytochrome-c peroxidase codes for MKRFRIMVCSGVVLAASLVAGIATAATTGEILLGRMLYFDKSLSSPAGQACASCHLPQAGYADPDQNLPVSEGVIPGRFGGRNAPTAAYAAFSPTFYFDVATGQYVGGQFWDGRAATLKDQAKGPFLNPVEMNNTMEGVVAAVRSAPYSSLFLEVYGPTALDDVPAAYDLVAQAIAAFESSKPVNRFSSKFDLSLKKSVKFTTQEKKGLKLFNDKCAGCHPSTSVDGVTPPLFTDHTYDNLGVPKNTEFPYDILNLPPDLGLGAILVDPLQDGKFKVPTLRNIELTAPYGHNGYFKTLKDIVHFYNTRDVPAANWPPPEVSANLNTTELGNLGLTEEEEDAIVAFLMTLTDGYVCQ; via the coding sequence ATGAAACGGTTTAGAATAATGGTGTGCAGTGGCGTGGTTTTGGCGGCAAGCCTGGTTGCGGGTATCGCAACGGCGGCGACGACGGGAGAAATTCTGCTCGGGCGGATGCTCTATTTCGACAAGAGTCTTTCCAGTCCGGCAGGGCAGGCCTGTGCGTCCTGTCATCTCCCCCAGGCCGGCTATGCGGACCCCGACCAGAACCTGCCGGTTTCCGAGGGGGTCATCCCCGGCCGGTTCGGCGGCCGCAACGCGCCGACCGCCGCCTACGCGGCTTTCAGCCCGACGTTTTACTTTGATGTGGCCACTGGCCAGTACGTGGGGGGGCAGTTCTGGGACGGCCGGGCGGCAACGTTGAAGGATCAGGCGAAGGGGCCGTTCCTCAACCCGGTGGAGATGAACAATACCATGGAAGGGGTGGTTGCTGCGGTGCGAAGCGCCCCCTACTCCTCGCTCTTCCTGGAGGTTTATGGCCCCACTGCGCTTGACGACGTGCCGGCCGCCTACGACCTGGTCGCCCAGGCCATCGCCGCATTCGAGAGTTCCAAGCCGGTGAACCGTTTCAGTTCCAAGTTCGATCTCTCGCTGAAGAAGAGTGTCAAATTCACCACTCAAGAGAAGAAGGGGCTCAAACTGTTCAATGATAAGTGTGCCGGCTGCCATCCGAGCACTTCGGTCGACGGCGTTACCCCGCCGCTATTCACCGATCATACCTACGACAACCTGGGGGTGCCGAAGAACACCGAGTTTCCCTACGATATCCTCAACCTTCCCCCTGATCTCGGCCTTGGGGCAATCCTTGTCGATCCGCTCCAGGACGGCAAATTCAAGGTGCCGACCCTGCGCAATATCGAGCTGACTGCTCCCTACGGCCATAACGGCTACTTCAAGACGCTGAAGGATATCGTCCATTTCTACAATACCCGCGACGTCCCGGCGGCGAACTGGCCACCCCCTGAAGTGTCGGCCAATCTGAACACTACCGAATTGGGAAATCTGGGCCTGACGGAAGAGGAAGAAGATGCGATCGTTGCCTTCCTGATGACTCTGACCGACGGTTACGTCTGTCAGTGA
- a CDS encoding methyl-accepting chemotaxis protein, translated as MQTLWNYYLNFSIKTRLTTLCVCYSICIVAAALTAQSASPLIKFGAPALFIVAGGIFGWINIWSINRPIQRAIGYLETMAGGDLSETVTVLRKNEFSKMFTAMRHLQESMRGIIAGIQQTAGELAGASDQLRATSAQIVEGTEHASEQSDSITTAVDEMASVSIAISHNCQQMAAKAASTDDATRSGETTIFSMTAMMEAIERMVIDTTEAVKALGVNSERIGDIVVAIEDIADQTNLLALNAAIEAARAGDQGRGFAVVADEVRNLAERTTSSTHEIQSIIGTLQRDVRNVMGLMEQSATSVRSGARDAQLSSQAIGTIKDQITPLIEHVSQVATAAEEQSATSTSITESMRRISQVIHDATGGAHQTEDAAAELARSAAAMQQLANRFKLQG; from the coding sequence ATGCAAACGCTGTGGAACTACTACCTCAATTTTTCGATCAAAACCCGCTTGACCACCCTCTGTGTCTGTTACAGCATCTGTATCGTCGCGGCGGCCCTCACCGCCCAGTCCGCCTCCCCCCTGATCAAGTTCGGCGCCCCTGCCCTGTTCATCGTTGCCGGCGGCATCTTTGGCTGGATCAACATCTGGTCGATCAACCGGCCGATCCAGCGGGCAATCGGTTACCTGGAAACGATGGCCGGTGGCGACTTGAGCGAGACCGTCACCGTTCTGCGCAAAAACGAGTTCAGTAAAATGTTCACGGCGATGAGACACCTGCAGGAATCGATGCGCGGGATCATTGCCGGCATCCAGCAGACGGCGGGAGAACTGGCGGGAGCTTCCGACCAGTTGCGTGCGACCTCCGCCCAGATCGTCGAAGGGACGGAACATGCGTCGGAACAATCGGACAGCATCACTACTGCGGTGGACGAGATGGCGTCGGTCAGCATCGCCATTTCGCACAACTGCCAGCAGATGGCAGCCAAAGCCGCCAGCACCGACGATGCCACGCGCAGCGGCGAAACGACCATTTTCAGCATGACGGCGATGATGGAAGCGATCGAACGGATGGTTATCGACACCACCGAGGCGGTCAAGGCGCTCGGGGTCAACTCGGAACGGATTGGCGACATCGTGGTGGCCATCGAGGACATCGCCGACCAGACCAACCTGCTGGCGCTGAACGCGGCCATCGAAGCAGCCCGTGCCGGCGACCAGGGGCGCGGCTTTGCGGTGGTAGCCGATGAGGTCCGCAACCTTGCCGAGCGGACCACCTCGTCAACCCACGAAATCCAGTCGATCATCGGCACCTTGCAGCGAGATGTCAGGAACGTGATGGGCCTGATGGAACAGAGCGCCACCAGCGTCCGGAGCGGCGCCAGAGACGCCCAGCTTTCCAGCCAGGCAATCGGCACCATCAAGGATCAGATCACGCCGCTGATCGAACATGTTTCCCAGGTGGCGACGGCAGCCGAAGAGCAGTCCGCCACCAGTACCAGCATCACCGAAAGCATGCGGCGGATTTCCCAGGTGATTCACGACGCCACCGGCGGTGCCCACCAGACGGAGGATGCCGCTGCCGAACTGGCCCGGTCAGCCGCCGCCATGCAGCAGCTGGCAAACCGTTTCAAGTTGCAGGGCTAA